One genomic region from Geotrypetes seraphini chromosome 13, aGeoSer1.1, whole genome shotgun sequence encodes:
- the FANCE gene encoding Fanconi anemia group E protein isoform X1, producing the protein MTWTREAEVLKLPISCARALSSPSALRKRFPSFARGWWFQRRRRLGDRGTCSQPAAARRRLLRESRCSGMEERGALLLGRFDRPSRLLLHALMAGPWGPLAALKALRRNQAGQEPEKRPFCWRVFTETLCRKEPTLEGPEKTLILKPVLLLLPLLCQRNLLSLLYAIQSVIPRECLHRVLQVLSQDASCDSWLITYRDLFQRDFGDDSNYSAPLPQSGTCQQQLKSLCQKLATVGAGKVDCKRQLSWFKDTCSEREPECVISTESQDSKKRKRSSEESLSLSSCDSETDRPTKWSRSMGEGLNFEPLSGHASQTVATAANKDRDVVINEPVLQTVQDQKSSARQDSSEFERTPQVPDFIKSSVSRLKELLQTETDISDVLVVPELQVLNECEPAQLMELCSLLQFSELSEQAVLHFCTRLQALTPDLSFSSAKILTTSLFLKRVLSLTEPASRLLISALTLFCSKYAGSICCGLINPVLQAPERGFLQLELLCRMIEECLEPDHLVLVFRQVLEVPWSEQDISVLHTLLGKKVMLSPDLFDLLIRHLCQRAPEFVKSVKFAKLMLTVLTKYQSCITTAHWTSLASTLTLNDTFLKKSLQAALKRLSVS; encoded by the exons ATGACGTGGACGCGTGAGGCGGAAGTTTTGAAGTTGCCTATTTCCTGCGCGCGCGCGCTGTCCTCTCCGTCAGCTCTGCGGAAGCGTTTCCCAAGCTTTGCCCGCGGCTGGTGGTTTCAGCGGCGGCGACGCTTGGGAGATCGTGGCACTTGCTCTCAGCCCGCCGCGGCTCGGAGGAGACTTTTACGTGAAAGTCGGTGCTCGGGAATGGAGGAGCGGGGGGCTCTCCTGCTTGGCCGCTTTGATCGGCCCTCCCGCCTCTTGCTGCACGCGCTCATGGCTGGCCCCTGGGGGCCCCTGGCCGCCCTGAAGGCCCTCCGGCGGAACCAGGCTGGCCAGGAGCCGGAGAAGCGACCCTTCTGCTGGAGGGTCTTCACAGAGACCTTGTGCAGGAAAGAGCCCACCTTGGAGGGACCTGAGAAGACCCTGATCCT AAAACCTGTACTTCTGTTGCTGCCATTACTATGCCAAAGAAATCTCCTCTCTTTATTGTATGCAATACAGTCTGTTATACCAAGGGAGTGTCTACACAGAGTGCTCCAGGTTTTAAGCCAAGATGCTAGCTGTGACTCATGGCTGATCACATATAGAGATCTATTTCAGAGAGACTTTGGAGATGATAGTAATtactcagcacctcttcctcaATCAGGAACATGCCAGCAACAGCTTAAAAGTCTATGCCAGAAACTTGCCACAGTAGGTGCGGGCAAAGTGGACTGTAAAAGGCAGCTAAGTTGGTTCAAGGACACATGTTCTGAAAGAGAGCCAGAGTGCGTCATAAGCACAGAGTCCCAGGACTCCAAGAAACGCAAGAGATCATCAGAGGAAAGCCTCAGCCTTAGTTCCTGTGATTCTGAAACAGACAGGCCAACAAAATGGAGCAGGTCCATGGGAGAAGGGTTGAACTTTGAGCCTCTCAGTGGCCATGCCTCCCAAACAGTAGCCACTGCTGCTAACAAAGACAGGGATGTTGTTATTAATGAACCAGTGCTTCAAACAGTTCAAGACCAAAAAAGCAGTGCCAGACAAGACAGCTCTGAGTTTGAAAGAACACCACAAGTACCTGACTTTATCAAG tcatCAGTATCCAGACTGAAAGAGCTTTTGCAGACTGAAACTGAT ATATCTGATGTACTTGTTGTACCTGAATTGCAGGTTCTGAATGAATGTGAACCAGCCCAG CTGATGGAGCTTTGTTCATTGCTACAGTTCTCGGAGCTTTCCGAACAGGCTGTATTGCATTTCTGCACCAGGCTCCAGGCCCTCACACCTGACCTCAGCTTTAGCAGTGCAAAAATTCTGACCACAAGCCTCTTTCTGAAAAGA GTTCTTTCACTGACAGAGCCTGCCTCACGGCTTCTCATCAGCGCACTAACCTTGTTCTGCTCCAAGTATGCTGGTTCCATCTGCTGTGGTCTGATTAACCCTGTTCTGCAGGCTCCAGAAAGAG GGTTCTTGCAGCTGGAGCTGCTTTGCCGAATGATAGAAGAGTGTCTAGAGCCTGACCATCTCGTGCTGGTTTTCAG GCAGGTCCTGGAAGTGCCTTGGTCTGAGCAGGATATTTCTGTACTGCACACACTGCTAGGAAAAAAG GTGATGCTGAGCCCTGACCTTTTTGATCTTTTGATCAGGCATCTCTGTCAGCGAGCACCTGAGTTCGTCAAGTCGGTGAAATTTGCTAAGTTGATGCTGACGGTGCTAACTAAGTATCAGAGCTGT ATTACAACTGCCCACTGGACTTCCTTGGCCAGTACTCTAACCCTGAATGATACGTTTCTTAAGAAGTCTCTCCAGGCTGCCCTGAAGCGATTGTCTGTCTCATAA
- the FANCE gene encoding Fanconi anemia group E protein isoform X2, which produces MTWTREAEVLKLPISCARALSSPSALRKRFPSFARGWWFQRRRRLGDRGTCSQPAAARRRLLRESRCSGMEERGALLLGRFDRPSRLLLHALMAGPWGPLAALKALRRNQAGQEPEKRPFCWRVFTETLCRKEPTLEGPEKTLILKPVLLLLPLLCQRNLLSLLYAIQSVIPRECLHRVLQVLSQDASCDSWLITYRDLFQRDFGDDSNYSAPLPQSGTCQQQLKSLCQKLATVGAGKVDCKRQLSWFKDTCSEREPECVISTESQDSKKRKRSSEESLSLSSCDSETDRPTKWSRSMGEGLNFEPLSGHASQTVATAANKDRDVVINEPVLQTVQDQKSSARQDSSEFERTPQVPDFIKSSVSRLKELLQTETDLMELCSLLQFSELSEQAVLHFCTRLQALTPDLSFSSAKILTTSLFLKRVLSLTEPASRLLISALTLFCSKYAGSICCGLINPVLQAPERGFLQLELLCRMIEECLEPDHLVLVFRQVLEVPWSEQDISVLHTLLGKKVMLSPDLFDLLIRHLCQRAPEFVKSVKFAKLMLTVLTKYQSCITTAHWTSLASTLTLNDTFLKKSLQAALKRLSVS; this is translated from the exons ATGACGTGGACGCGTGAGGCGGAAGTTTTGAAGTTGCCTATTTCCTGCGCGCGCGCGCTGTCCTCTCCGTCAGCTCTGCGGAAGCGTTTCCCAAGCTTTGCCCGCGGCTGGTGGTTTCAGCGGCGGCGACGCTTGGGAGATCGTGGCACTTGCTCTCAGCCCGCCGCGGCTCGGAGGAGACTTTTACGTGAAAGTCGGTGCTCGGGAATGGAGGAGCGGGGGGCTCTCCTGCTTGGCCGCTTTGATCGGCCCTCCCGCCTCTTGCTGCACGCGCTCATGGCTGGCCCCTGGGGGCCCCTGGCCGCCCTGAAGGCCCTCCGGCGGAACCAGGCTGGCCAGGAGCCGGAGAAGCGACCCTTCTGCTGGAGGGTCTTCACAGAGACCTTGTGCAGGAAAGAGCCCACCTTGGAGGGACCTGAGAAGACCCTGATCCT AAAACCTGTACTTCTGTTGCTGCCATTACTATGCCAAAGAAATCTCCTCTCTTTATTGTATGCAATACAGTCTGTTATACCAAGGGAGTGTCTACACAGAGTGCTCCAGGTTTTAAGCCAAGATGCTAGCTGTGACTCATGGCTGATCACATATAGAGATCTATTTCAGAGAGACTTTGGAGATGATAGTAATtactcagcacctcttcctcaATCAGGAACATGCCAGCAACAGCTTAAAAGTCTATGCCAGAAACTTGCCACAGTAGGTGCGGGCAAAGTGGACTGTAAAAGGCAGCTAAGTTGGTTCAAGGACACATGTTCTGAAAGAGAGCCAGAGTGCGTCATAAGCACAGAGTCCCAGGACTCCAAGAAACGCAAGAGATCATCAGAGGAAAGCCTCAGCCTTAGTTCCTGTGATTCTGAAACAGACAGGCCAACAAAATGGAGCAGGTCCATGGGAGAAGGGTTGAACTTTGAGCCTCTCAGTGGCCATGCCTCCCAAACAGTAGCCACTGCTGCTAACAAAGACAGGGATGTTGTTATTAATGAACCAGTGCTTCAAACAGTTCAAGACCAAAAAAGCAGTGCCAGACAAGACAGCTCTGAGTTTGAAAGAACACCACAAGTACCTGACTTTATCAAG tcatCAGTATCCAGACTGAAAGAGCTTTTGCAGACTGAAACTGAT CTGATGGAGCTTTGTTCATTGCTACAGTTCTCGGAGCTTTCCGAACAGGCTGTATTGCATTTCTGCACCAGGCTCCAGGCCCTCACACCTGACCTCAGCTTTAGCAGTGCAAAAATTCTGACCACAAGCCTCTTTCTGAAAAGA GTTCTTTCACTGACAGAGCCTGCCTCACGGCTTCTCATCAGCGCACTAACCTTGTTCTGCTCCAAGTATGCTGGTTCCATCTGCTGTGGTCTGATTAACCCTGTTCTGCAGGCTCCAGAAAGAG GGTTCTTGCAGCTGGAGCTGCTTTGCCGAATGATAGAAGAGTGTCTAGAGCCTGACCATCTCGTGCTGGTTTTCAG GCAGGTCCTGGAAGTGCCTTGGTCTGAGCAGGATATTTCTGTACTGCACACACTGCTAGGAAAAAAG GTGATGCTGAGCCCTGACCTTTTTGATCTTTTGATCAGGCATCTCTGTCAGCGAGCACCTGAGTTCGTCAAGTCGGTGAAATTTGCTAAGTTGATGCTGACGGTGCTAACTAAGTATCAGAGCTGT ATTACAACTGCCCACTGGACTTCCTTGGCCAGTACTCTAACCCTGAATGATACGTTTCTTAAGAAGTCTCTCCAGGCTGCCCTGAAGCGATTGTCTGTCTCATAA